One window from the genome of Salvia splendens isolate huo1 chromosome 9, SspV2, whole genome shotgun sequence encodes:
- the LOC121748781 gene encoding BOI-related E3 ubiquitin-protein ligase 1-like, with the protein MLGGNFHGVVEGNHSRYNRTTSPQLQLIGHVPTQYPTGLGVMNCVRNECAPSDSRPCKRVREEETVYVQQKLDMSANTNLHLNKPSHTGLLLNPTPVSPGLRLSNEKEERSSYVTSTSENLTNAFPFGLSLGNTVKHEMDRHMEELGQYIKLQEENILKGGREINKRHTISLLNALEKGVSKKLHEKDIEIESINHKNKELEDRIKQVAMEAQSWHYKAKYNESVANALKSNIQQLMAQGTAHGNEGFGDSEVDDALSSLKQPPGMISCSENPDHLSHHRLKCRCCKKKQVSILLFPCRHLCLCAECEGFVEVCPVCQVMKTASFPVKL; encoded by the exons ATGTTAGGAGGAAATTTTCATGGTGTTGTGGAGGGGAACCACTCCCGGTACAATAGAACGACATCGCCTCAGCTTCAGTTGATTGGACATG TTCCAACTCAATACCCAACCGGCCTTGGCGTGATGAACTGCGTAAGAAATGAGTGTGCTCCCTCTGACAGTCGCCCTTGCAAACGAGTTAGGGAAGAAGAAACTGTGTATGTGCAGCAGAAGCTTGACATGTCTGCAAATACCAACCTTCACCTCAACAAACCTAGCCATACTGGACTCCTTTTAAATCCCACACCAGTATCGCCGGGGCTCAGACTTTCAAATGAGAAAGAAGAGCGTAGCTCCTATGTTACTTCAACCAGTGAGAATCTGACAAACGCCTTCCCATTTGGTCTTTCTCTGGGTAATACTGTTAAACATGAGATGGACCGACATATGGAAGAACTCGGGCAGTATATCAAGCTTCAG GAAGAAAATATCCTGAAGGGTGGAAGAGAGATAAACAAAAGGCACACAATATCCTTGCTGAATGCATTGGAGAAAGGAGTGAGCAAGAAACTACACGAGAAGGATATCGAAATAGAGAGCATTAACCACAAGAACAAGGAGTTGGAGGACAGAATAAAGCAGGTGGCCATGGAAGCTCAGTCATGGCACTACAAGGCAAAGTACAATGAGTCGGTGGCCAATGCACTGAAGAGCAATATACAGCAGCTCATGGCGCAGGGCACGGCCCATGGCAATGAAGGTTTCGGGGACAGTGAGGTAGACGATGCTCTGTCTTCCTTAAAGCAACCCCCTGGCATGATCAGTTGCTCGGAGAATCCGGACCACCTTAGCCATCATCGGCTAAAATGCAGATGCTGCAAGAAGAAGCAGGTTTCGATCTTACTGTTTCCCTGCAGACACCTGTGCCTGTGTGCAGAATGTGAAGGATTTGTTGAGGTTTGCCCTGTCTGTCAGGTGATGAAGACTGCTAGCTTCCCTGTAAAGTTGTAA